A portion of the Fusobacterium nucleatum genome contains these proteins:
- a CDS encoding adhesion protein FadA produces the protein MKAKILLCSMLILGSLSYASETDSVAQEVMNEVKNIEAEYQALVQKEMERKEEFRQEKETLEKEVQELKERQLGREELYAKLKEDSKIRWHRDKYKKLLKRFDEYYNKLEQKIADKEQQIVELTKLLEVLN, from the coding sequence ATGAAAGCAAAGATTTTATTATGCTCAATGTTAATATTGGGATCATTATCTTATGCATCTGAAACAGACTCAGTAGCACAAGAAGTAATGAATGAAGTAAAAAATATTGAAGCAGAATACCAAGCATTAGTGCAAAAAGAAATGGAAAGAAAGGAAGAGTTTAGACAAGAAAAAGAAACTCTTGAAAAAGAAGTACAAGAATTAAAGGAAAGACAACTAGGAAGAGAAGAACTTTATGCTAAATTAAAAGAAGATTCAAAAATAAGATGGCATAGAGACAAGTACAAGAAACTACTAAAAAGATTTGACGAATACTACAACAAACTAGAACAAAAGATAGCAGACAAAGAACAACAAATAGTAGAATTAACAAAATTATTAGAAGTATTAAATTAA
- a CDS encoding OmpA family protein, protein MGKRKNSTTIMVMLFLLIFSLPALAVQALTTTQMRENSIRINALELKNVDILNSEAPKEMTIVLDERSLNFDFDKSNVKPQYYDLLNNIKEFVEQNNYEITIVGHTDSIGSNAYNFKLSRRRAESVKAKLLEFGLSEDRIVGIEAMGEEQPIATNATKEGRAQNRRVEFKLVQRETIPMPTESK, encoded by the coding sequence ATGGGAAAGAGAAAAAACTCAACAACAATAATGGTAATGTTGTTCTTATTAATATTTTCTTTACCAGCATTAGCAGTACAAGCCTTAACAACAACTCAAATGCGTGAAAATAGTATAAGAATAAATGCGCTAGAATTAAAGAATGTAGATATATTAAATTCAGAAGCACCAAAAGAAATGACAATAGTATTAGACGAAAGATCATTAAATTTTGATTTTGATAAATCAAATGTAAAACCACAATATTATGATTTATTAAATAATATAAAAGAATTTGTAGAACAAAATAACTATGAAATAACAATAGTAGGGCATACAGACTCAATAGGAAGTAATGCATATAACTTTAAACTTTCAAGAAGAAGAGCAGAAAGTGTAAAAGCAAAATTATTAGAATTTGGATTATCAGAAGATAGAATAGTAGGAATAGAAGCAATGGGAGAAGAACAACCAATAGCAACTAATGCGACAAAAGAAGGAAGAGCACAAAACAGAAGAGTTGAATTTAAGTTAGTTCAAAGGGAAACTATACCAATGCCTACTGAAAGCAAATAA
- a CDS encoding dicarboxylate/amino acid:cation symporter, which yields MGAKKLGLVPRLIIAIIVGILIGQFLPLWIVRIFKTFSTFFGLFLSFFIPLMIVGYVVSGIAKLTEGAGKLLGFTAIVSYVSTIVAGTFSYMVAANLYPKLISGISSRINFEGKDVAPYFTIPLRPPIDVTAAIVFAFMMGITISVMRSQNKGETTFKLFGEYEEIITKVLAGFVIPLLPFHILGIFSEMAYSGIVFKVLGVFLAIYLCIFAMHYVYMLVMFSIAGGVSKRNPFTLIKNQIPAYFTAVGTQSSAATIPVNIQCGLKNGTSPEIVDFVVPLCATIHLSGSMITLTSCIMGVLLLNGMPHSLGMMFPFLCMLGIAMVAAPGAPGGAVMSALPFLFLIGIDAQGSLGSLLIALYITQDSFGTAINVSGDNAIAIYVDEFYKKYIKKAA from the coding sequence ATGGGTGCTAAAAAATTAGGTTTAGTTCCAAGGTTGATTATAGCAATAATTGTTGGTATACTAATCGGACAATTTTTGCCACTTTGGATTGTTAGAATTTTTAAAACATTTAGTACATTTTTTGGCTTATTCCTATCATTCTTTATACCACTTATGATAGTTGGGTATGTTGTATCAGGAATAGCAAAACTTACTGAAGGTGCTGGAAAACTTTTAGGATTTACAGCTATTGTTTCCTATGTTTCAACAATAGTTGCAGGAACATTTTCATATATGGTTGCTGCTAATCTATATCCTAAATTAATTTCAGGAATTTCATCAAGAATAAATTTTGAAGGAAAGGATGTTGCTCCTTATTTTACAATTCCTTTAAGACCACCTATAGATGTAACAGCTGCAATAGTATTTGCATTTATGATGGGAATTACAATCAGTGTTATGAGAAGCCAAAATAAAGGTGAAACAACATTTAAGTTATTTGGTGAATATGAAGAAATTATTACAAAAGTATTAGCTGGTTTTGTTATTCCACTATTACCTTTCCATATTTTAGGAATATTTAGTGAAATGGCATATTCTGGTATAGTATTTAAAGTCCTTGGTGTATTTTTAGCTATTTACTTATGTATATTTGCTATGCACTATGTTTATATGCTTGTTATGTTTTCTATTGCTGGTGGAGTATCAAAGAGAAATCCATTTACTCTTATAAAAAATCAAATACCAGCATATTTTACAGCAGTTGGAACTCAATCATCAGCTGCAACTATCCCTGTAAATATACAATGTGGATTAAAGAATGGAACAAGCCCTGAAATAGTTGATTTTGTTGTTCCTCTATGTGCAACTATTCACCTATCAGGAAGTATGATAACTTTAACAAGTTGTATTATGGGAGTTTTATTATTAAATGGTATGCCTCATTCTCTTGGAATGATGTTTCCATTCCTATGTATGTTAGGAATAGCTATGGTTGCAGCACCAGGTGCACCAGGTGGAGCAGTTATGAGTGCACTACCTTTCTTATTCTTAATAGGAATAGATGCACAAGGGTCTTTAGGTTCGTTACTAATAGCTCTATATATAACACAAGATAGTTTTGGTACTGCTATAAATGTTTCAGGTGATAATGCAATAGCTATTTATGTTGATGAATTTTATAAGAAATATATTAAAAAAGCAGCTTAA
- a CDS encoding glucose-6-phosphate isomerase: MKKINLDYSKVFNFISQDELNQIKVSIDKVAEKLHNKSGAGNNFLGWLDLPINYDKEEFSRIKKASEKIKADSDVLIVIGIGGSYLGARAVIECLSHSFFNSLNKEKRNAPEIYFAGQNISGRYLKDLIEIIGDRDFSVNIISKSGTTTEPAIAFRVFKELLENKYGEKAKDRIYVTTDKNKGALKKLADEKGYEKFVIPDDVGGRFSVLTAVGLLPIAVAGINIDALMNGAQIAREDYSKDFADNDCYKYAAIRNILYKKNYNIEILANYEPKFHYISEWWKQLYGESEGKDKKGIFPASVDLTTDLHSMGQYIQDGRRNLMETILNVENSDKDIVIKKEVEDLDGLNYLEGKGLSFVNNKAFEGTLLAHIDGGVPNLVINIPEVTAFNIGYLIYFFEKACAISGYLLEVNPFDQPGVESYKKNMFALLGKKGYEELSKELNERLKK, from the coding sequence ATGAAAAAGATTAATTTAGATTATTCAAAAGTTTTTAATTTTATCAGTCAAGATGAGCTAAACCAAATAAAAGTTTCAATTGATAAAGTTGCAGAAAAGTTACATAATAAAAGTGGAGCAGGAAACAACTTTCTAGGTTGGCTTGACCTACCAATCAATTATGACAAAGAAGAATTTTCAAGAATAAAGAAAGCTAGTGAAAAAATAAAGGCTGATTCTGATGTTTTAATTGTTATTGGGATAGGTGGTTCTTATTTGGGAGCAAGAGCAGTTATAGAATGTTTAAGCCATAGTTTTTTTAACTCTTTAAACAAAGAAAAGAGAAATGCACCTGAAATATACTTTGCTGGACAAAATATATCAGGAAGATATTTAAAAGATTTAATAGAAATTATTGGAGATAGAGATTTTTCTGTAAATATAATCTCTAAGTCAGGAACAACTACTGAACCTGCAATAGCTTTTAGAGTATTTAAAGAACTTTTAGAAAACAAATATGGTGAAAAAGCAAAAGATAGAATCTATGTTACAACTGATAAAAACAAAGGTGCTTTAAAGAAACTTGCAGATGAAAAAGGCTATGAAAAGTTTGTAATTCCTGATGATGTAGGAGGAAGATTTTCTGTTCTTACTGCAGTTGGTTTACTTCCAATAGCAGTTGCAGGAATAAATATAGATGCTTTAATGAATGGAGCACAAATAGCAAGAGAAGATTATTCAAAAGATTTTGCAGACAATGATTGTTATAAATATGCTGCTATAAGGAATATACTATATAAGAAAAACTATAACATTGAAATTTTAGCTAACTATGAACCAAAATTTCACTATATTTCTGAATGGTGGAAGCAACTATATGGTGAATCAGAAGGAAAAGATAAAAAAGGGATTTTCCCTGCTTCTGTTGACTTAACAACTGATTTACACTCTATGGGACAATATATCCAAGATGGCAGAAGAAACCTAATGGAAACTATATTAAATGTTGAAAATTCTGATAAAGATATAGTTATAAAAAAAGAAGTTGAAGATTTAGATGGACTTAACTACTTAGAAGGCAAAGGACTTTCTTTTGTAAATAATAAGGCTTTTGAAGGGACTTTACTTGCCCATATAGATGGTGGTGTCCCTAATTTAGTCATCAATATTCCAGAAGTTACAGCTTTTAATATAGGATATTTAATCTATTTCTTTGAAAAAGCTTGTGCTATTAGTGGATACTTATTAGAGGTTAATCCTTTTGACCAACCTGGTGTAGAATCATATAAGAAAAATATGTTTGCACTTTTAGGTAAGAAAGGTTATGAAGAATTATCAAAAGAATTAAATGAAAGATTAAAAAAATAA
- a CDS encoding FAD-I family protein, with the protein MKNKILFGTMLALLLVGSVSFADDDADKKRLLEEYDKMQAEKAKEAERMAKENPQATEVVGENGEVVVTEGEEVAMAPKKSEKDMTESERMDVEVQRIKKRMLEINDKIENYNKTNEMIDNLEKNVGELERKVNY; encoded by the coding sequence GTGAAAAATAAAATATTATTTGGAACAATGTTAGCATTACTTTTAGTAGGCTCAGTTTCATTTGCAGATGATGATGCAGATAAAAAGAGATTATTAGAAGAATATGACAAAATGCAAGCAGAAAAAGCAAAAGAAGCAGAAAGAATGGCAAAAGAAAATCCACAAGCAACAGAAGTTGTAGGAGAAAATGGAGAAGTAGTTGTAACAGAAGGAGAAGAAGTTGCAATGGCTCCAAAGAAATCTGAAAAAGATATGACAGAATCAGAAAGAATGGATGTAGAAGTTCAAAGAATCAAAAAAAGAATGTTAGAAATAAATGATAAGATTGAAAACTACAATAAAACAAATGAAATGATAGACAACTTAGAAAAGAATGTTGGGGAATTAGAAAGAAAAGTAAATTACTAA